One segment of Paenibacillus sp. FSL R7-0337 DNA contains the following:
- a CDS encoding sensor histidine kinase, with product MKVPFTLKPSRRFVSVKNKMLFFFLLAILIPVVILFVNSYISSQQMLERKYTDLLADVTRQSNIRIEEFLEDTKQISLIASYGINSYISAVSQENYPVQNFLHDSSVTNELQATQLLMNYITMKDRAISIYVYNLVNGSDLYVAPNKPVDYTYTPRAEDWFTEFLRSDDITRDLPTRLDRQTKADNNWTIYNLRKIFDMENGKLLGVMAVSVDIDFINRLNKRMEAGNRSAFTVTDDSGMIIFNNNYNLIGKPFRTLFPVREEELAAGSGRQIVRVAGKNYILIQSPFEEHKWKTYMYMPVEELAVEGDILKQNLWTIAVVLLLFALASSVYMSNLITRPIKQLIRNMTLVEQGKFDNLPAVRSNDEIGVMASRFEQMSAELKQLVERIYVEQGQKVEAEIRALQAQISPHFLYNTLNSVKWIATMQQSDKIVEMTGALISMLRYTAKTDNRLVPIREELEHILHYIVIQKVRYFNRIEFHSEVEGTLAEQEIPKLSIQPLVENAIFHGIADQEDGLLSIEVRRAGNTELTITVKDNGAGMSAEASAKLRSRLGGAEDSGGIGVINVHQRVRRLYGDPYGVSFESSPGQGAVFVITIPIRDRKEGY from the coding sequence TTGAAAGTACCCTTCACCTTGAAGCCCAGCCGCCGTTTTGTGAGCGTGAAGAACAAGATGTTGTTCTTTTTTCTGCTGGCCATTCTGATTCCGGTTGTGATTCTGTTCGTGAACTCCTATATCTCCTCCCAACAGATGCTTGAACGTAAATATACGGACCTGCTGGCCGATGTGACGAGACAGTCGAATATCCGCATTGAGGAATTCCTGGAGGACACGAAGCAGATCTCCCTCATCGCCAGCTACGGGATTAACAGCTACATCTCTGCTGTATCCCAGGAGAACTATCCGGTGCAGAATTTCTTGCACGACAGCTCTGTGACGAACGAACTTCAGGCCACACAGCTGCTGATGAATTACATCACGATGAAGGACCGCGCCATCTCTATCTATGTCTATAATCTGGTGAATGGCAGCGACCTCTATGTGGCCCCGAACAAGCCTGTCGATTATACCTATACCCCCCGTGCGGAGGACTGGTTCACCGAATTCCTGCGTTCCGACGATATTACGCGCGATTTGCCGACCCGGCTGGACCGGCAGACCAAGGCGGACAACAACTGGACGATCTACAATCTGCGTAAAATCTTCGATATGGAGAACGGCAAGCTGCTAGGCGTTATGGCGGTAAGTGTAGACATAGATTTCATCAACCGGCTGAACAAGCGGATGGAGGCAGGCAACCGTTCGGCCTTCACCGTTACCGATGACAGCGGCATGATTATATTCAATAACAATTATAACCTGATCGGCAAGCCGTTCAGGACACTCTTTCCGGTTCGTGAGGAAGAACTCGCCGCAGGTTCAGGCAGGCAGATTGTCCGCGTAGCCGGGAAGAACTATATTCTCATCCAATCGCCGTTCGAGGAACATAAATGGAAGACTTATATGTACATGCCGGTGGAAGAGCTGGCGGTCGAAGGCGACATCCTGAAGCAGAACCTGTGGACGATTGCCGTTGTGCTACTCCTGTTCGCCCTGGCCAGCTCAGTGTACATGTCGAATCTGATCACCCGCCCGATCAAGCAGCTGATCCGCAATATGACGCTGGTGGAGCAAGGGAAATTCGATAATCTGCCGGCGGTCCGCTCGAATGATGAGATCGGTGTCATGGCCAGCCGCTTCGAGCAAATGTCCGCTGAACTCAAACAGCTGGTGGAGCGGATCTATGTGGAGCAGGGGCAGAAGGTCGAGGCCGAGATCCGGGCCTTGCAGGCGCAGATCAGCCCCCATTTCCTGTACAATACATTGAATTCGGTCAAGTGGATCGCCACCATGCAGCAGTCGGACAAAATTGTAGAGATGACCGGGGCGCTGATCTCCATGCTCCGCTATACCGCCAAAACGGACAACCGGCTGGTGCCGATCCGTGAGGAACTGGAGCACATCCTCCATTATATCGTCATTCAGAAGGTGCGTTATTTCAACCGGATTGAATTCCACTCTGAAGTGGAGGGGACGCTTGCGGAGCAGGAGATCCCGAAGCTGAGCATTCAGCCGCTGGTCGAGAATGCAATCTTCCACGGAATTGCCGACCAGGAGGACGGGCTGCTGTCCATCGAGGTCCGGCGTGCCGGGAATACTGAACTTACCATTACGGTAAAAGACAACGGCGCAGGCATGAGCGCTGAGGCATCAGCGAAGCTGCGCAGCAGGCTGGGCGGCGCAGAGGACAGCGGCGGCATCGGCGTGATCAATGTGCATCAGAGGGTACGCCGGTTATACGGCGATCCGTATGGGGTTTCGTTCGAGAGCAGCCCGGGACAGGGTGCGGTATTCGTAATCACCATTCCCATTCGGGACAGGAAGGAGGGCTATTGA
- a CDS encoding S-layer homology domain-containing protein, which yields MTDSELVTDPVTAPDSDEVPASPAEPEAAALPEAAPVQETVPEQVQMKTAAEAAPLFQWSFRSGQVLDRTTVVNSVYPNAAAERAELKGVAAIVYDDQRGDVLSLPGGANGTAWLKLPDQLYSGIKDELSISFWANIDSSANAYNRLLSSTIAEKGLTNAGVSGWQDSEFIIIAGDGTFSNRIYTGTNPSQIASYKGDIVWNRNPAKGKWQQVTVTLTSSGAYEVYLNGIPVGIKGLDQSKSSSGATMVSVLQHFFSRDYLDALKFNAFGRSLYTSDGDIKGKFDDLRIYNVQLTASQVSALYTSTKHEEVVVTNPAKITVDLADRSLGPVYHGASGALYAISEPNVPDINTLIPIKPSHISQKPPNGIQHPTGDALRVSDYFFEAGGEAVNIVMQDYYQHWYYPSRTAEEYIQEAVIPITTAVKAYKDQWEAANPGRDADAKFIYIPFNEPEQNNTRYPQLLSDSQTGRTSRAVFNADWLAVVKKIKEIDPGAVISGVNLTQYGAKVFEDFIPFCVENDCLPDIISWHMLWDKAFNQAASNVTTFRAVEAKSLQRYKELYPDRPLPFPLKVDINEYAATSEIAVGGSLVHYIARYDELKMNSMLPYWNTANSYGSLLAGQNEPNGAWWLYKWYADMMGGDMAKVNVINARAENDAFGPGLYGLTSIQDQKQQVSIAFGGTQGDGQIVFNNVTGNGNSPSFLAGAEEVHVTVFYAGYTGLTGFLVEPTQILDRNVPVKNGSVTLDVSLNDYTSAYYAVITPAVTHAPQETFVRRFEAENAQVQTNVATTDHYPRKSTGRSASNGQYVSGIKAADSLVKWTEVTIPADGNYRLDLIGGSGATASLRNQSNTGDANQRINSEWFVKIDGLPATKVVLRADYNMQLLGGNTIFADLTQGTHSIGISRTNPDTGEAGQGESTLDAIELTYNGLPGALPNYRVQAEFAEYDSEQGLSRAVSQEGFEGAGYVSGYGGSQEANTRFVVSVLEDGMYELTARYASADSGKLQLAHDRKPLVDLPVVNTNGQWQDAKAPVFLRKGINLIDVRSSAALSLDYINAAFVSKTALYSVEAEAATVVGTPAGSELPLIREDAFAKYASGGKYVNGITSYDGAERYLQLGDINVPKAGTYKLVVTYANGESAGTHAYNNDVVERYVQVSVNGGEPQTVYFKNTISWQQFATQTLDVELKAGGNTIRFSNNNTYNGGSNPYGGSGAQGFTPYTAVPRQYTPAFDRFDLYARHTLEVSGGGDNGGGNNGGGNNGGGDNGGGNNGGGDNGGGNNGGGDNGGGDNGGGDNGGISGGNGGSSTSTTSGNTTVGSVQPVAPGSKQLTVEATVTGTSTTATLDAKQVQAAEQITITSTLGTIHFPVSALNPAALGQQLGSENWKLTVSMTVLPEERQQTIRQAVLTAQGQIIGQAVEYTVKAEAGGRSVEIPGFGSSYARHTLPLSTPVNSRNSTVVRVESNGSLTFVPATFNGSEVSFHSPSNGTFVVISSNKTFADMNSHWAQEAIHKLASKYILTGLTDSQFAPNATTTRAEFAAMIVRALGFSSSGPAASSFKDIPTGAWYTGSVGTAAELGLVLGGTDNTFRPSDKVTRQEMTAILVKAMVLAGAPLPDSAAQPAAFKDAGQIAGWAQQDVAKAVQAGLITGTPDGQFHPGQSATRAEAAIVILRLLEQAGFVN from the coding sequence GTGACTGATTCGGAGTTAGTGACTGATCCGGTTACGGCACCTGATTCCGATGAAGTGCCCGCTTCCCCGGCGGAGCCGGAGGCAGCTGCACTGCCGGAGGCTGCTCCTGTTCAGGAGACTGTGCCGGAGCAAGTCCAGATGAAGACCGCTGCTGAAGCGGCCCCGCTGTTCCAGTGGAGCTTCCGCTCCGGGCAGGTGCTTGACCGCACCACGGTGGTGAACAGCGTCTACCCCAATGCGGCCGCCGAACGCGCCGAGCTGAAGGGAGTAGCTGCCATTGTCTACGACGACCAGCGCGGAGACGTTCTCTCCTTGCCCGGCGGCGCCAACGGAACCGCTTGGCTGAAGCTGCCAGATCAGCTCTACAGCGGAATCAAGGATGAGCTGTCCATCTCCTTTTGGGCTAACATCGACTCTTCGGCTAACGCCTATAACCGTCTGCTGTCCTCCACAATTGCCGAGAAGGGGCTGACGAATGCCGGAGTAAGCGGCTGGCAGGACTCCGAGTTCATTATCATCGCCGGGGACGGCACGTTCAGCAACCGGATCTATACCGGCACGAATCCAAGCCAGATTGCCAGTTACAAAGGCGATATCGTCTGGAACCGCAACCCGGCCAAAGGCAAGTGGCAGCAGGTGACCGTCACCCTGACCAGCAGCGGGGCTTATGAGGTCTACCTGAACGGTATCCCGGTCGGCATCAAGGGTCTGGATCAGAGCAAAAGCTCATCAGGTGCGACGATGGTTTCGGTATTGCAGCACTTTTTCTCGCGCGACTATCTGGACGCCCTGAAGTTCAATGCGTTCGGCAGATCGCTCTATACTTCGGATGGAGATATCAAGGGGAAATTCGACGACCTGCGGATCTACAATGTCCAGCTCACGGCCAGCCAGGTCAGCGCGTTATATACATCAACCAAGCATGAAGAGGTTGTGGTAACCAATCCGGCCAAAATAACGGTCGATCTCGCCGACCGCTCGCTCGGACCTGTATACCACGGGGCCTCCGGTGCGCTCTATGCCATCAGTGAGCCTAACGTGCCGGATATCAATACGCTGATTCCGATCAAGCCCTCACATATCTCCCAGAAGCCGCCCAACGGCATCCAGCATCCTACCGGCGATGCGCTCAGAGTGTCGGATTATTTCTTCGAGGCTGGCGGGGAAGCCGTAAATATCGTCATGCAGGATTATTACCAGCACTGGTATTATCCGTCCAGAACGGCAGAGGAATATATCCAGGAAGCGGTCATTCCGATCACAACGGCAGTCAAGGCCTACAAGGATCAATGGGAGGCGGCGAATCCGGGACGGGATGCAGATGCGAAATTCATCTATATTCCGTTCAATGAGCCTGAGCAGAACAACACCCGTTATCCCCAGCTGCTGTCAGACAGCCAGACGGGGAGAACCTCCAGAGCCGTGTTCAATGCCGACTGGCTTGCCGTAGTCAAGAAGATCAAAGAAATCGATCCCGGGGCCGTGATTTCCGGCGTGAATCTGACCCAGTACGGGGCTAAAGTATTCGAGGATTTCATTCCCTTCTGTGTGGAGAATGATTGCCTGCCCGATATTATCAGCTGGCATATGCTGTGGGACAAAGCTTTCAATCAGGCGGCCTCGAACGTCACAACCTTCCGGGCCGTGGAAGCGAAGTCCTTACAGCGCTATAAAGAGCTGTACCCGGACCGCCCTCTTCCCTTCCCGCTCAAAGTCGATATCAATGAATATGCAGCCACTTCAGAGATCGCTGTGGGCGGCTCGCTTGTCCATTACATCGCACGTTACGATGAGCTGAAAATGAACAGCATGCTGCCGTATTGGAATACTGCCAACTCCTACGGGTCCCTACTCGCCGGGCAGAACGAGCCGAACGGGGCATGGTGGCTCTACAAATGGTATGCCGACATGATGGGCGGCGATATGGCCAAGGTCAATGTGATCAACGCCAGAGCTGAGAATGACGCCTTCGGCCCCGGCCTGTACGGGTTAACTTCGATTCAAGACCAGAAGCAGCAGGTCAGTATCGCCTTCGGCGGGACCCAAGGAGACGGTCAAATCGTGTTCAACAACGTCACCGGTAACGGGAACAGCCCTTCCTTCCTGGCAGGAGCTGAAGAGGTGCATGTCACTGTATTCTATGCGGGCTATACCGGCCTGACCGGCTTCCTGGTGGAGCCTACACAGATTCTGGACCGCAATGTTCCGGTCAAGAATGGTTCGGTCACGCTGGATGTAAGCCTGAATGATTACACCTCAGCCTATTATGCAGTCATCACTCCGGCCGTCACTCATGCTCCGCAGGAGACCTTCGTAAGGCGCTTCGAGGCGGAGAATGCGCAGGTGCAGACCAATGTAGCCACAACGGATCACTATCCGCGTAAAAGCACTGGACGCTCCGCCTCGAACGGCCAGTATGTGTCAGGCATCAAGGCTGCGGACAGCCTCGTGAAATGGACAGAGGTGACCATACCGGCAGACGGAAATTACCGCCTGGATCTGATTGGCGGCAGCGGCGCAACCGCTTCGCTGCGCAATCAATCGAATACGGGTGATGCCAATCAGCGGATCAATTCGGAATGGTTCGTCAAGATTGACGGTCTGCCGGCCACCAAAGTAGTTCTGCGTGCAGATTACAACATGCAGCTGCTTGGCGGCAATACGATATTCGCCGATTTGACGCAAGGCACTCATTCCATCGGCATCAGCAGAACCAACCCGGATACGGGAGAAGCGGGCCAGGGCGAATCCACTCTGGATGCCATCGAGCTGACGTATAACGGGCTGCCTGGCGCACTTCCGAATTATCGTGTGCAGGCGGAATTCGCCGAATATGATTCAGAGCAGGGCTTGTCCCGGGCCGTTAGCCAGGAAGGCTTCGAGGGAGCCGGATATGTGAGCGGCTACGGCGGCAGCCAGGAGGCCAACACCCGGTTCGTTGTCAGCGTGCTGGAAGACGGGATGTATGAGCTGACGGCACGTTACGCCTCTGCGGACAGCGGGAAGCTGCAGCTTGCCCATGACCGTAAGCCTCTGGTTGATCTTCCTGTTGTGAATACGAACGGGCAATGGCAGGATGCCAAAGCTCCAGTCTTCCTAAGGAAAGGTATTAACCTGATCGACGTGCGCTCCAGCGCGGCGCTTAGTCTGGATTACATTAATGCAGCCTTTGTAAGTAAGACTGCTCTATATTCTGTGGAGGCTGAGGCGGCAACAGTGGTTGGAACACCAGCCGGTTCCGAGCTGCCGCTCATCCGGGAGGATGCGTTCGCCAAATACGCCTCCGGCGGCAAATATGTGAACGGCATCACCTCCTACGACGGAGCAGAGCGTTATCTGCAGCTTGGGGACATTAACGTGCCTAAGGCAGGCACCTACAAGCTGGTGGTCACTTATGCTAACGGTGAAAGTGCGGGAACCCATGCTTACAACAATGATGTCGTTGAACGCTATGTGCAAGTAAGCGTCAACGGCGGCGAACCGCAGACGGTCTACTTCAAGAACACCATCTCCTGGCAGCAGTTCGCCACACAGACACTGGATGTGGAGCTGAAGGCAGGCGGCAACACGATCCGCTTCTCGAACAACAATACTTACAACGGCGGCTCCAACCCTTATGGCGGAAGCGGCGCACAAGGCTTCACGCCATACACTGCGGTCCCGCGCCAGTACACACCGGCATTTGACCGGTTCGATCTGTATGCCCGCCACACGCTGGAGGTAAGCGGCGGCGGCGATAACGGCGGCGGCAATAACGGCGGTGGCAATAACGGCGGCGGCGATAACGGCGGCGGCAATAACGGCGGCGGCGATAACGGCGGCGGCAATAACGGCGGCGGCGATAACGGCGGCGGCGATAATGGCGGCGGCGATAACGGCGGGATTTCCGGTGGTAATGGTGGCAGTAGCACCAGTACAACTAGCGGCAACACTACCGTCGGTTCGGTGCAGCCTGTAGCTCCAGGCAGCAAGCAGCTTACCGTAGAAGCTACGGTTACCGGTACCTCTACAACAGCCACTCTGGACGCCAAGCAGGTTCAGGCGGCAGAGCAGATCACGATTACCTCTACACTAGGCACCATCCACTTCCCTGTGAGCGCTCTTAATCCGGCAGCGCTGGGGCAGCAACTGGGCAGTGAGAATTGGAAGCTTACCGTCAGCATGACGGTACTCCCGGAAGAGCGGCAGCAAACGATTCGCCAAGCCGTTCTCACGGCCCAAGGCCAGATCATCGGCCAGGCGGTGGAATATACGGTGAAGGCGGAGGCTGGAGGCCGGTCGGTGGAGATCCCGGGCTTCGGCAGCAGCTATGCCCGGCATACCCTGCCGCTCAGCACTCCGGTGAACAGCCGGAATTCGACAGTCGTGCGGGTGGAGAGTAACGGCAGCCTCACCTTCGTCCCGGCAACCTTTAACGGAAGCGAAGTGTCCTTCCATAGTCCAAGCAACGGTACGTTTGTTGTAATCTCAAGCAACAAGACCTTTGCAGATATGAACAGCCACTGGGCACAGGAAGCCATCCACAAGCTGGCATCCAAATATATCTTGACAGGGCTTACGGACAGCCAATTCGCACCGAACGCTACCACTACGCGTGCTGAATTCGCAGCGATGATCGTCCGTGCGCTCGGCTTCTCCTCTTCCGGTCCGGCTGCCAGTTCGTTCAAGGATATCCCCACTGGTGCATGGTACACCGGAAGCGTCGGGACAGCCGCTGAGCTGGGTCTGGTGCTGGGCGGAACGGACAACACCTTCCGGCCCAGCGACAAGGTTACACGCCAGGAGATGACAGCCATCCTTGTGAAGGCTATGGTCCTTGCAGGTGCGCCGCTCCCAGACTCAGCAGCACAGCCAGCAGCGTTCAAGGACGCAGGCCAGATTGCCGGCTGGGCACAGCAGGATGTCGCCAAGGCAGTTCAGGCAGGTCTGATCACCGGAACGCCTGACGGGCAATTCCACCCGGGCCAATCCGCCACCCGTGCAGAGGCGGCGATAGTGATTCTGAGATTGCTGGAGCAGGCGGGCTTCGTGAACTAA
- a CDS encoding glycoside hydrolase family 27 protein — protein sequence MDKQQQLGLTPPMGWNSWNTFTWDINEQLIREAADTLVADGYKDAGYDYIVIDDCWSLKERDEQGRLVADPVKFPNGMKAVADYVHSKGLKFGMYSCVGTHTCAGYPGSFEHEFQDAASLAEWGVDFLKYDYCFKPRHMSGELLYKRMSLALKNCGRDILFSACNWGEDNVYQWIRESGAHMYRSTGDIQDSWESIKTLALSQLDKAAYTGAYCHNDLDMLVVGMYGGSNSDFIGSQIGGCTDVEYKTHFSLWSLLGSPLMIGSDIRKANEATKKILLNPDLIAINQDIEGRGAYRIKPEPQWFHTNEVFMLVKVLADGDLAIGFFNLSDGQREMSLQFWDFGLPYASGKSLSLYDCWEHKELGVFRERFAPVVPAHDCLIVRAKLV from the coding sequence ATGGACAAACAGCAACAGCTCGGCTTAACGCCGCCGATGGGATGGAATTCGTGGAACACTTTTACTTGGGATATTAATGAGCAATTGATCCGGGAAGCGGCCGATACGCTGGTGGCGGACGGTTATAAGGATGCGGGCTATGATTACATTGTGATTGACGATTGCTGGAGCTTGAAAGAGCGGGATGAGCAGGGCAGACTGGTCGCTGACCCAGTCAAATTCCCGAACGGTATGAAGGCGGTTGCAGATTATGTTCACTCCAAGGGACTGAAGTTCGGCATGTACTCTTGTGTGGGAACGCATACCTGCGCCGGGTATCCGGGCAGCTTCGAGCATGAATTCCAGGATGCCGCGTCGCTGGCGGAGTGGGGTGTAGATTTTCTAAAATATGATTACTGCTTCAAGCCCAGACATATGTCGGGAGAGCTGCTGTACAAACGGATGAGTCTTGCCCTCAAAAACTGCGGAAGAGATATTCTTTTCTCCGCTTGTAACTGGGGGGAGGATAACGTCTACCAGTGGATTCGTGAATCCGGCGCGCATATGTACCGTTCCACCGGCGATATTCAGGATAGCTGGGAATCGATCAAGACCCTCGCGCTGTCGCAGCTCGACAAAGCCGCCTATACCGGGGCCTACTGCCACAATGACCTGGATATGCTCGTCGTGGGCATGTACGGGGGCAGCAACAGCGACTTCATCGGAAGTCAGATTGGCGGCTGCACGGATGTGGAGTACAAGACGCACTTCTCGCTGTGGAGCCTGCTGGGCTCTCCGCTGATGATCGGCAGTGATATCCGCAAAGCGAATGAAGCTACCAAGAAGATTCTGCTGAACCCTGATCTGATTGCTATCAACCAGGATATCGAGGGCCGCGGAGCTTACCGCATTAAGCCTGAGCCGCAGTGGTTCCATACCAATGAAGTATTCATGCTGGTAAAAGTATTAGCAGACGGTGACCTGGCGATCGGCTTCTTCAACCTGAGCGATGGTCAGCGAGAGATGTCGCTGCAATTCTGGGATTTCGGACTTCCGTATGCCTCCGGCAAATCGCTGTCCCTGTATGACTGCTGGGAGCATAAGGAGCTTGGGGTGTTCAGAGAACGCTTCGCTCCGGTCGTGCCAGCCCATGACTGTCTGATCGTACGGGCGAAATTGGTATAG
- a CDS encoding response regulator: MLGVIIVDDELLMRIGLKSIIQWEDEGFTILGEAANGREALELAGTHRPDLIITDIKMPVMDGLELIREARRLDIGGQFVILSCLEEFQYAQEALRLGAADYLIKSDMKPQQLVHVLETVKKRAVRLSAGSSAGMPPGSYKESIEHLKETLFKEVLSGFKGAEEVLARREALHIRLPDGPMVLMKLRINRFDQLRRKYVEQDEKLLRYSVANILEEILPRKRAKEIIVMNSAEYVLLLDLGEEGRIVRAEIERAAAKIQAAMKDFLKLTLSIGVSAPASGFDRLKRAYKEADMALDALFLENGSGLCFYDQARSRQRSGERMTIDKSALRRFRQDTESGSGEAIAFLNRLKESLLEEGCTKQAARLVYIRMLAVIQSCFPALPEPNEAGLTLYESILGEESLEGLHGLITGYLEQCRAQMSQGHSSRSYAEQASELMMQLYAEDISLQSVAEQINVNASYLSRVFKQETGENFVSFLTRLRMEKAKSMLRDRNIKVYEVAERVGYPNTAYFSKLFKKLNGMSPEEYRG; encoded by the coding sequence ATGCTGGGTGTGATTATCGTGGATGACGAGCTGCTGATGCGTATCGGTCTGAAGTCGATCATCCAATGGGAAGATGAAGGCTTCACGATTCTGGGGGAGGCCGCTAACGGGCGCGAAGCACTGGAGCTGGCCGGGACGCACCGGCCGGATCTGATTATTACGGATATCAAAATGCCGGTGATGGACGGCCTGGAGCTGATCCGGGAGGCCCGGCGGCTGGACATCGGCGGGCAATTCGTCATCCTTAGCTGTCTGGAGGAATTCCAGTATGCCCAGGAGGCGCTCCGGCTTGGGGCGGCGGACTATCTGATCAAGAGCGATATGAAGCCGCAGCAGCTGGTGCATGTGCTGGAGACGGTCAAGAAGCGGGCCGTCCGCCTCTCCGCGGGCAGCTCCGCCGGAATGCCGCCCGGCTCCTACAAGGAGAGCATCGAGCATTTGAAGGAGACGCTGTTCAAGGAAGTGCTGAGCGGCTTCAAGGGAGCCGAAGAGGTGCTCGCCCGGCGGGAAGCATTGCACATCCGGCTGCCTGACGGGCCGATGGTGCTGATGAAGCTGCGGATCAACCGGTTCGACCAGCTGCGGCGCAAGTATGTGGAGCAGGACGAGAAGCTGCTGCGCTATTCGGTGGCGAATATTCTGGAAGAGATCCTGCCCCGCAAGCGGGCGAAGGAGATCATCGTTATGAATTCCGCGGAATATGTGCTGCTGCTTGATCTCGGAGAGGAAGGGCGGATTGTCCGCGCGGAGATCGAGCGCGCCGCCGCCAAGATCCAGGCGGCGATGAAGGATTTTCTGAAGCTGACCCTGTCGATCGGCGTCAGCGCTCCGGCCTCCGGCTTCGACAGGCTGAAGCGCGCATACAAGGAGGCCGACATGGCCCTGGATGCACTGTTCCTGGAGAATGGCAGCGGCCTGTGCTTCTACGATCAGGCCCGCAGCAGGCAGAGAAGCGGAGAACGGATGACCATCGACAAGTCTGCCCTGCGCAGATTCAGGCAGGATACAGAGAGCGGCAGCGGGGAGGCGATAGCCTTCCTGAACCGCTTGAAGGAGTCCTTGCTGGAGGAAGGCTGCACGAAGCAGGCGGCGCGCTTAGTCTATATCAGGATGCTGGCAGTGATTCAGTCCTGCTTCCCGGCGCTGCCTGAGCCGAACGAAGCCGGGCTGACCCTGTACGAGAGCATCCTCGGGGAGGAGAGTCTGGAGGGGCTGCACGGACTCATTACCGGTTATCTGGAGCAGTGCAGAGCGCAGATGTCGCAGGGCCATTCCTCCCGGAGCTATGCGGAGCAGGCGAGTGAGCTGATGATGCAGCTCTACGCAGAGGATATCTCGCTGCAGTCGGTGGCGGAGCAGATTAACGTGAATGCCTCCTATCTCAGCCGGGTGTTCAAGCAGGAGACGGGCGAGAACTTCGTCAGCTTCCTGACACGGCTGCGCATGGAGAAGGCCAAGAGCATGCTCAGGGACAGGAACATCAAGGTCTATGAGGTTGCCGAGCGTGTGGGCTATCCGAACACCGCATATTTCAGCAAGCTGTTCAAGAAGCTGAACGGCATGAGTCCGGAGGAGTACCGGGGCTAG
- a CDS encoding sugar ABC transporter substrate-binding protein, which produces MKKKSLAAVLSILLTAATMTACGNGNGNSNNKAAAPSASAPAEAAATQQASGEKAQLTYAIWDSNQEKGLRTIADEFEAKNPDIKVNIEVTGWSDYWTMLEAGATGGSLPDVFWMHSNEIYRYASNGMLLDLTDRISKSADVKLENYPEGLNQIYNLNGKQYAVPKDFDTIGLWYNKTLFDQAGIQHPDENWTWDDLKQAAKTLTKDGVYGFLAPLHNQEGYYNFVYQNSGTIITADKKSGYDDPKTIEALDFYIGLVREGLSPEVYGDAERADLLKNGKAAMGLFGSWNLSGFTENEYMAKNFDVAVLPKKEKQASIYNGLGNAIDAKTKHPEEAWKFVEYLSSKAGQERQAELGVAISAYTGAADKWVDSNKTFNIKAFVDMVSYGVIRPYSNTTAVWEDKAYEALKPAFSGKVPVEEAAKNAAKVMNESLAEEK; this is translated from the coding sequence GTGAAGAAAAAAAGCTTAGCAGCCGTATTGTCCATCCTGCTTACAGCGGCTACCATGACCGCATGCGGCAACGGTAACGGCAACAGCAATAACAAGGCGGCTGCACCATCGGCAAGCGCGCCCGCAGAGGCGGCGGCTACACAGCAAGCAAGCGGAGAGAAGGCCCAGCTGACCTATGCAATCTGGGATTCCAATCAGGAGAAGGGCCTGCGGACCATCGCCGATGAATTCGAGGCCAAGAACCCGGACATTAAGGTCAACATCGAAGTGACGGGGTGGTCCGATTACTGGACGATGCTGGAGGCCGGGGCTACTGGAGGCTCGCTGCCGGATGTCTTCTGGATGCACTCGAACGAGATTTACCGCTATGCCAGCAACGGCATGCTGCTTGATCTTACGGACCGCATCAGCAAGAGTGCCGATGTGAAGCTCGAGAATTATCCAGAAGGCCTGAACCAGATTTACAATCTGAACGGCAAGCAGTACGCGGTACCGAAGGATTTTGACACGATCGGGCTGTGGTATAACAAGACGCTGTTCGATCAGGCAGGCATTCAGCACCCGGATGAGAATTGGACCTGGGATGATCTGAAGCAGGCCGCCAAGACGCTTACGAAGGACGGGGTCTACGGCTTCCTTGCCCCGCTGCATAATCAGGAGGGGTATTACAACTTCGTCTATCAGAACAGCGGAACCATTATTACAGCGGACAAAAAATCAGGCTACGATGATCCCAAGACCATTGAAGCGCTTGATTTCTATATCGGCCTGGTACGTGAAGGATTGTCACCTGAGGTCTACGGCGATGCCGAGCGTGCCGATCTGCTGAAGAACGGTAAGGCGGCCATGGGTCTGTTCGGCTCCTGGAACCTGAGCGGCTTCACGGAGAATGAGTATATGGCGAAGAATTTCGATGTGGCGGTGCTGCCGAAGAAGGAGAAGCAGGCCTCGATCTATAACGGCCTCGGCAATGCCATTGATGCCAAGACCAAGCATCCTGAAGAAGCTTGGAAGTTCGTGGAATACCTGAGCTCCAAGGCAGGGCAGGAGCGGCAGGCAGAGCTTGGCGTAGCGATCTCCGCATACACAGGCGCAGCCGACAAGTGGGTGGATTCCAACAAGACCTTCAACATCAAAGCCTTCGTGGATATGGTCAGCTATGGCGTGATCCGTCCATATTCCAATACAACGGCGGTCTGGGAAGACAAGGCGTACGAAGCACTCAAGCCTGCATTCTCCGGCAAGGTGCCGGTAGAGGAAGCCGCGAAGAATGCGGCTAAGGTGATGAATGAGAGCTTAGCGGAAGAGAAATAA